The stretch of DNA TTCCTTGCCGAAGCCGAAACAGCCTGAGGCTGGCAGGATGGGATTCTTCATTTCCAGACCTGGAAGATCGACAGCTAGATTCATGAGAGCACAACCTCCTTGGCCCGAAAGACAGGTCCGTCTTTGCATATCTTTTTATAGCCGCTCGGACTATCCGGTGCCGGGACGACACATGCAAAGCAGGCGCCGATGCCGCAGCCCATCCGCTGTTCGATGGAAATGAATCCTTCCCGTTCCTGAAGTTGCGTCGAAACAGCTTTCAGCATGCCGGTGGGGCCGCAAGTAAAGTACTGATCGAAACCGATGGACCCCCTTGCCAGGATATCCGTGACAAAGCCTTTCTCTCCCGCACTGCCATCGTCTGTCGCCAGATGGTAGCTTCCGAGATTCCGGAAAGCTTCTTCATAGAATACTTGCTCTTTATTTTGGAACCCTGCCACCATCGTGACCTCCACACCTTTTTCCTTCAGGCATTGCGCCAGGTAGTACAGCGGAGGGACACCGATACCGCCTCCTACCAAGAGTGCCTTTTCCAGCTGCAGGCCATCGATCGGATAGCCTTGCCCGCAAGGACCCAGCGCATCAAGATATTCGCCGGGCTCTGCTTTGGCAAGTGTATTGGTTCCAGTACCGAGCAGCTTGAAAATGATCGTGATCGTGGAGTCCTGCTTGTTCACACCCGCAATACTGATCGGACGCCGAAGCATATGATTGTTCCCATCTCCGACAAGCAAATGAAGGAATTGACCGGGCAGGATATCCTCCTGCGCCATCTTCCCATGGAAGGTCATTTCCACAGTATCCTTCGCAATCGTTTTTTTGCTGATAATCTGGAGCTGTTCGTTGATCAAGAGAGGATACCTCCTGCAACAACAGGTTTTGCAGTGAATGTCATCGATTCGATGATCGTTGCAATCGCTTTGGCTGTATCCAGGCTCGTCAGGCAGGCAATGCCATGCTCGACCGCTTCACGGCGGATAAGGAAACCATCTGATCTAGGCTGTTTGCCGGAAGTGAGTGTGTTTACGACAAATTGCACCTCGCCATGTTCGATGATGCTGATGACATTCTGCTCGGAAGCGCCTACCTTACCTACTGTCGTGACTGGAAGACCTGCTTCTTCGACTGCTGCGCTCGTTCCTTCGGTAGCGTACAGCTGGAATCCGAGCGCATAAAACAGTTTGGCGATTTCCATCGCTTCTTCCTTATCTTTATCCGCTACCGTAAGCAGGATGGCTCCTTCCTGCGGTACGGACAGTCCGGATGCAAGCAGTCCTTTGTACAGTGCTTTTTCCAGCGTACGGTCATGTCCGATGGCTTCACCCGTTGATTTCATTTCCGGTCCGAGCAGGGTATCGACACTGCGCAGCTTCTCGAAGCTGAATACAGGTACTTTCACATACACATCCTCTGGTTCTGGCATGAGTCCGGAACCATAGCTCATATCAGCTAGCTTTTGACCCAGGATTGCTCGTGTTGCAATATTGGCCATCGTTACGTGCGTGATTTTCGATAGGAAAGGAATCGTGCGGCTGGCGCGCGGATTCACTTCCAGGACATAGGCTTTGTTTCGGTGGATGACGAACTGGATATTGATCAAGCCTTTTACTTTCAGTGCCTTGGCGATTTGCATTGTTGCATCGATGCATTGCTGGCGGCATTCTTCCGATATTGTCTGTGTCGGATAGACGGCGATCGAGTCACCAGAATGGACGCCTGCACGTTCGATATGCTCCATGATGCCAGGTATGATCGTTGTTTCTCCGTCACTGATGGCATCCACCTCCACTTCGATCCCAGTCAAGTATTGGTCGATCAGCACCGGATGGTCATGCCGGACATGCACACGTTTTTCCATGTAATGCTGCAATTCGCCTGCATTATAGACGATCTCCATATTGCTTCCGCCGATGACATATGATGGTCGGACAAGTACTGGATACCCGATTCTTTCCGCTGCAGCTGCTGCATCCTCCAATTTGGTGATGGATGCTCCTTCTGGTTTTGCAATCTTCAATTCCTCGAGCAGCTTTTCAAATTTATCCCGATCCTCTGCGGCATCGATTGCCTCTAATGACGTTCCGAGGATGTTCACCCCGCGGCGCTGCAATCCTTCGGCAAGATTGATTGCTGTCTGTCCGCCGAATTGCACGATCACACCAAGCGGATTTTCCAGATTCACGACGTGCATGACATCCTCCAGTGTAAGCGGCTCGAAATAAAGCTTATCGGATACGCTGAAATCCGTTGAAACCGTTTCTGGGTTGCTGTTGATGATGATTGCTTCATATCCCGCTTCCCGGATGGCCAGGACGCTGTGGACTGTTGCATAGTCGAATTCAATACCTTGCCCGATACGGATTGGGCCCGATCCCAGCACGATGACTTTCTCTTTATCAGAAGCGACCGATTCATTTTCTTCCTCGTAAGTGCTGTAGAAATAAGGTGTCTGTGATTCGAACTCGGCAGCGCAGGTGTCGACCATCTTGTACACAGGCTGAAGACCATTTTCAATCCGGAATTCATATACTTTGTCCTCTGCCGTATTCCACCAATGTGCGATTTCCCGGTCGGAGAAGCCTTTCTGCTTTGCTTCTTTCAATAAATCAAGCTCCCATGGCCGTTCCGCCAGGGCCGTTTCCAGACTGATCAGCGCTTCGATTTTCCAAAGGAAGAACCGATCGATTCTCGTCAGTTCATACAGCTGCTCCACGGCATACCCGCGGCGGAAGGCTTCTGCAAGAACGAACAAGCGCTCATCATCCGCTTTGACAAGCCGGTGCTCCATCTCTTCGTCGCTCATGCCATCCAAGCTGATGGACGCAAGACCATTCGCTTTGTTATCCAGGGAGCGTACTCCTTTCAGCAAAGCTTCTTCCACATTCCGACCGATCGCCATGACTTCCCCGGTTGCTTTCATCTGTGTACCTAATTTACGGTTGCCGCTGACGAATTTATCGAATGGGAAGCGCGGCAGCTTTGCGACCACATAATCCAATGCCGGTTCAAAGTATGCATACGTCGTACCGGTCACCGGGTTTTTGATTTCATCCAACGTCAATCCGACAGCAATTTTGGCAGCCATCTTGGCAATCGGGTAACCTGTCGCCTTGGAAGCAAGCGCACTGGAACGGCTGACACGAGGATTCACCTCGATGATGTAATAGTTGAAGCTGTGCGGATCCAAAGCAAGCTGTACATTACACCCTCCTTCGATTTGCAGCGCTTTGATGATTTTTATGGATGCATTGCGCAGCAGCTGGTATTCCCGGTCACTCAGTGTCTGGGAAGGCGCGACAACGATGCTGTCACCGGTATGGATACCGACAGGATCGATATTCTCCATATTGCAAACGACGATTGCCTGGTCGTTTTTATCACGCATCACTTCATATTCGATTTCCTTGAAGCCGGCAATATTACGCTCGATCAGGCATTGTGTCACTGGTGAGA from Terribacillus sp. FSL K6-0262 encodes:
- a CDS encoding dihydroorotate dehydrogenase electron transfer subunit, with translation MINEQLQIISKKTIAKDTVEMTFHGKMAQEDILPGQFLHLLVGDGNNHMLRRPISIAGVNKQDSTITIIFKLLGTGTNTLAKAEPGEYLDALGPCGQGYPIDGLQLEKALLVGGGIGVPPLYYLAQCLKEKGVEVTMVAGFQNKEQVFYEEAFRNLGSYHLATDDGSAGEKGFVTDILARGSIGFDQYFTCGPTGMLKAVSTQLQEREGFISIEQRMGCGIGACFACVVPAPDSPSGYKKICKDGPVFRAKEVVLS
- the carB gene encoding carbamoyl-phosphate synthase large subunit is translated as MPKRTDIQKILVIGSGPIVIGQAAEFDYSGTQACQALREEGYTVILANSNPATIMTDHTVADTVYMEPLTVEFLSKIIRKEQPDALLPTLGGQTGLNLAVALDNSGILKEYGVELLGTSLEAIQQAEDREQFRDLMHQLGEPVPESQIVTTVEEAVAFSEEIGFPLIVRPAYTLGGTGGGMCYDLEELKQITKNGLALSPVTQCLIERNIAGFKEIEYEVMRDKNDQAIVVCNMENIDPVGIHTGDSIVVAPSQTLSDREYQLLRNASIKIIKALQIEGGCNVQLALDPHSFNYYIIEVNPRVSRSSALASKATGYPIAKMAAKIAVGLTLDEIKNPVTGTTYAYFEPALDYVVAKLPRFPFDKFVSGNRKLGTQMKATGEVMAIGRNVEEALLKGVRSLDNKANGLASISLDGMSDEEMEHRLVKADDERLFVLAEAFRRGYAVEQLYELTRIDRFFLWKIEALISLETALAERPWELDLLKEAKQKGFSDREIAHWWNTAEDKVYEFRIENGLQPVYKMVDTCAAEFESQTPYFYSTYEEENESVASDKEKVIVLGSGPIRIGQGIEFDYATVHSVLAIREAGYEAIIINSNPETVSTDFSVSDKLYFEPLTLEDVMHVVNLENPLGVIVQFGGQTAINLAEGLQRRGVNILGTSLEAIDAAEDRDKFEKLLEELKIAKPEGASITKLEDAAAAAERIGYPVLVRPSYVIGGSNMEIVYNAGELQHYMEKRVHVRHDHPVLIDQYLTGIEVEVDAISDGETTIIPGIMEHIERAGVHSGDSIAVYPTQTISEECRQQCIDATMQIAKALKVKGLINIQFVIHRNKAYVLEVNPRASRTIPFLSKITHVTMANIATRAILGQKLADMSYGSGLMPEPEDVYVKVPVFSFEKLRSVDTLLGPEMKSTGEAIGHDRTLEKALYKGLLASGLSVPQEGAILLTVADKDKEEAMEIAKLFYALGFQLYATEGTSAAVEEAGLPVTTVGKVGASEQNVISIIEHGEVQFVVNTLTSGKQPRSDGFLIRREAVEHGIACLTSLDTAKAIATIIESMTFTAKPVVAGGILS